attaatgctATCGTGTCATTCCCTCAAGGCGGAGCCTAAGTATGCCTTCTAGATTTTTAATCGTTTCTAGCTTGTGAAAGCTCACGTTTTGAGGAAGGAGATATATTTGTGACTAGAACGTCGTTCTCAAAAAGTGCAAACTAAGTTCTTTTTGCCCACAGTGTCTTTTTATAGCTTTAGATATATTCACGGTGTTCATTATGAGCGAATGTGTGTCGATGCTTGAGCGATATAAAATTAGTTTCGGATCGCAGCGAAACTGGATAAGTAAAATGCAGATTTgagctggttggtgcatgttgtAAGGAAAAGTGGCGCGGTGAATTGGATACTGGCAGTATTCGTTGCACACCATCTATTACCGCTGCAATTGGAAAGCTTGGCAGTTCTGCAGCTATGCAGTTCAATTTTAGCTGTGCCGTCAATGTGACCATCAATCTTTGCTTCGCCTTTTTCGCTCATTTAACATTAGTGTCTCACACCGACTCCATATTCTCTTTTCCCGGCCACTGACCAACATCAGGGGTTGGCCCCTCCTCGCTATCCACCACCTGGTTCCCCGCCACAACATTTGGGGCCTTCATGGATAGGCCCACTATACGCTCCGCTCCTACCACCTGAAGGCGCGGCCCCTCCTGACTTTCCACCACCTATTAAGCCAAGGCAGCCGCTATACGCCCCGCTAGTACCACCGGAGGGCTTGACCCCTCCTCGCCAACCACCTGGCCGTCCACCACCTTACAATCCAAACAAAAAGTGGCTTGCGCCGATACGGACACAGCCAAAACAGCTACTATACGCACCGCTGCTACTACCAGAAGCACTGGCCCCTCTTCCCGTTCCGCCCCCTGGCAAGAAGCCAAGCCAGCCGTTATACGCTCCGCTAGTACAACCGGAGGGCTTGAACCCTCCTCGCCAACCGCCTGGCCGTCCACCACCTTACAATCCAAACAGAAAGCGGCTTGGGCCGATACGGACACAGCGATACGCACCGCTAATACCAATAGAGGGCTTAGCCCCTCCTCGCTTCCCGCCATCTGTTAAGCCAAGCCAGCCCCTTTATGCTCCGCTGCTACCACCGGAGGGCTTGGCCCCTCCTCGCTACCCACCACCTGGTTCCCCGCCTAAACGTTTGGCGCCGACGTGGACAACTCCAAGCCAGCCACTGTACGCTCCACTCATACCAGCTGAGTCCCCAAGAAAGGTCTCTTTCCCCTTGCCGGTCATCGATCTCCAGCTGGCAACGGTGAGTGACCGGTAATGAGGGACGTGTGCACAATGAACAGAACCAAGAGAACATAGGGATCATATCAAACGTTTCGGCTTGTCGGCTTTCCCGGTGAATAACTGAGACAAAGAGAGCCCATTCAAGTTATCTACAAGTGAAAGGGTGCCGACTAATTTATTTCCCTGTGTTCCCGTGGCCTTTTTTCCCCTCAATTCTGTCCCCTTCTTTTGCGCTGTTACCCCCAGGAATGcattaccaactcgcccgtttagaAATCGTAATTATTACCACTTGAAAAAGTTCCCACCAACAATTTGAAAATGACCCAAAGGTACGCATGAAGGCTATTCTCACCAGAGACGGGGCGATGGTCGTAAGTTTTTCTGTCTCGACTGGACTAGATTGAGAAAAACAGGAAATAAAATCAGGCGTTCACATAAAGAGTTTTACCTGCTAACGTAAAATATTGTGGAGCTCCTTCTTTCAGCTATACGATAAAACGAGATAGCAGTTTAGCTTGCAATATTTAGAAACTTAATTGGTGATCGCAGCTTGATTGCATTTATTATTCAGGATATGACTAAGACGTTTCCGCAATAAGTTCGGTTTGTAGTGGTGCTTGTTAGTGATTTCAGGTGGAACGCATTACTCATGTCAAAATTTAAGTATCACGTAATGTTTTAAAGTGAATCAAAGTGTTCTAAAAGTTACGTAGATGAACTCTAAAGAGCATTTTGATCGAGGggaggcgcttgtcccgttcgtctctgtcccttgtgttttttgtcgcgctacaagcaccccctcgagcaaaatgaaccaactcgcccagtaaaATGTTTTATTGAGCATTTTGATACGTGTCAACTGGCTAGGTGAAAACCGGGCTTACAATAAAGATTGTTTCCAAACCATTATCAGTTTTTTGTTCTTGCAATAATTATATTTGTCAAATTTTGACATCTCCTATGTACCCACTTTGTGGATTCGCAGTTCACAATCAATCCACTGCAAAAGTTCCGTGCCGTTAGTCTTAAATGGACCTGGCAGAGTGGCCCCTGAGGGTACATTTTCCTTTCTCACAGTAAATATCCCGTAAACATGAAAAATTAGATATGAAGCGTAACCTAGGTGTTAATCCTTAAATAGAAAACTACAATTTTATGCTTTCTTGCCAATGTATTAATACCTTTTTGCGATAAGTAAGCGCGGAGAAAATAACTGCGCTCTTCGTGGCGCTCTTTGCTCCTCTCGTCCCAGGTTTTTCGTACACAGCTCAAGAATTTAAATCCAGTCAGACAGTTTTAGAATATTGGAAGAAAGGATAGTGTCGGTGCGGTATATGAGGAGATTTTATACCTGGTTTCAGGGTGCCAAACAGCTTCAGCGTGCTGTCCAATACTCTAATAAGAGGGCATAAGGCAAACCTCTTCACAACAAGTGAAAAAACAGTTGTGAAACACATCTGTGTACATAATAGGATTATATAGGGAATTTATTAAAGCAATGAAATGATTTAAGGAATGACGGAAATTAAAGTAGATGCTTATCTGTGAATTAAACGTGAGATAAATATTCGGACATTTTGAATTCACTGTGTCGGAAATCGATATTTTTTACGTGTGAACAATGCCAAAGTATTGCAATTACATTCCAGTCCTATTCGAAATCTCTGTCAAGTCTGTTATATTCTTTCGAAGTAAGTGCAGTTGTGTGTAGTAACACTGGTTATTACTGGTTaccatttcgtattttcccgcgtttgatgacgtcacgacgttTAGACCAATCGAGAGTTTTGTAATGACGCGGATTTTTGGGCAACAGCCTATTTACTGTAGGCGAGTGGCCGCCAATGTGGCTAATTTAGAAGTAATATAAGTTTCTTCACTTTGAAGCAGAGGCACAGCTTTACAGTCCGCTGGAAGCATATTATTCAAGAAGGTGTATTTACAGAGCATCAGTGCATTTCTCAACCTTGCCTTCTCATAAAAATTCAATGCCACCTTCTTTCAGCCTGAAGAGATCTAAGCCTTGCCTCGGTGAGTATCTCTCTTCATAATGTGCGCACAGCGGAATTTGAGCCAGAAAAATAGTGTTCTTGAACGAAACTAAATGAACGAGGTGCGCAAAGCTGTAGCACTTAGTACGCCTATTGTGTGAAATTATCAAATTACAAAGTTGTAAAAATATTAACGGCGACTCTTTTCGTGCGAGTTTAGTTACCTGTGCTGCAGTATGCGCTACCGCCAGACTGCCCCTTTTTAAATTAGACTTGAATTACTTCCCGCGTGTGAGGTTTCCAGACATCTGCGCTTATTTGGTTACCAAGCAGCAATATGAAATGAGAAACAGCGAGGGTGGAACGCTGGACATAAAGCGCCCAGTTAAATGTGTGATCAGAAGAGGACAGTCAGTGAGTATAGGCGGTAGGGCTCTCTAGAGCACTGGCATTAGAAGTCGCAATCAGCCACGCGCAGGAGTATTTTTGTAAACATCCAGTACACAGTTACTCAAAGCGAAGTGACACTAGGTAAAGCCACCCCATAAAGCCACACAAATTGAAGTCACTGCATCAATGTGATAGCTGTGCATATAGAAAGCGCGGCGAGTATAGAGGCCGGCCGACACAGAAGGAGAAGCTGCCAGTGGGAAGGAGTTATTGTATACGAGAGGTTTGAAGAATAAATACGGTGTGAACGAGAGACACTGGCCAGTGAAAGTAACGGAGAGAAGTTTGAGAGGTGAAACCATACAAAGACACTCGAAAGCGGACAGCACCGCAACATCATGTGGAACAAAAAAGCCAGCAGAGGAAGACGGCTTGTGAAAGAGGTGCTACGAGTTGGATTTCGCCTAAAATGACAGGACAATCATTCACATGCGCTCCAGCTAGTCTTGCTGCCCTATAAGGCGGATTATAACATAGGAAAAGCCAATGCAGTTGCTTCAGCTTAAGGGCTATTGCGTGCACACTTGTGAAAAATTTGTGCTAAATATGCTTCCATTTCTTGCTTGTCTTCATGTTTCAGAGTAAGGGGCGGCGTGTTGAAGGAGGCAGTGTGACAGCGTCGATGTCGGAGGCAGAATCCTGGCTTTATCACGCCATGCCGGACAAGCAACTGTACGCAAAGTATTAGTGGATTTGGGTACTTGTGCTGCAATAAATACGCCCGTTTTCTGTATCTTCAAGTTGTAAGTTTGAGCGCCACCCTGGCTCCAGAGGCTAAAAGCCGGAAAAATTGGGTCACTAACAGGataatgaaagaataaaacagcaCAGCTTTTGACTGGTGAAGAGCTTAGGAAATTATGACCCCGAGTGAACAGTCACTTTCTACCGCCCCTGGCACCACGCTCAGGACGGATCTATCCGTGCCACAGATGTGACAAGGTTCAGTGCCTGATCTGAACAAGACCCTTCTCCAATTTCAATCTTGGGTGTCACCAGTTCGCCCGACACCCCTCACTTCGGCCTCGGCAATGAAAACACGTTGGAGGCACTACCACAGCGTTGAATGTCTGGAGAATTTTTTACATAAATTGTTCCCCAATTCTCAAGGTTTCCGAGAAATATACACACGCATTTTCTCTCACCCATCACATTTTATGAGCCATGCACTGACACACCAGTTGGTATGAGTCAGAACAGCTGGaaaaaatttgtaaataaagtaggCCGAAATCAAAATGGTTCAAAAATTTAAATAAAGAGACAAATACAAGAGGAAAATATTGACAAAACAAGTAGGCAGAAAAGTATCACGAGCACATGTGCCGCGGCTGGGGCGCAAAAACTTGGCGACGCATGCAATTCATTTCGATTGGCCTCTGAATGGTGTGGTTTTTCGCGTATGAAAGAGTGCTGGCCTATATCTTGCAGCATGACGATTATCAACACCTGATCTGTTTGGTCCCTGTAGAGGTGAAAAATACGACTGCCTGAATTCGTAGATTCGTGGCTAATGTTTCCAGTTTTCTTGTGCTCTGTCGACGCATATAAGAGAAATGCGCATTTTACTGCCGTGAATTTTCCACGCCCTTGAATATTTATAAAACAGTAGCATGGATAacaaaacaacgaaatgaaatCAGATATTCCAAACGCCGCTGATCGAGAACGAAAATTAAGAGAGAAAAGCCTCTATTATTCTGGCCCTATTTTCAACCAGTCTTCAATTTTGAAAGGCACGTTAAGAATTAGTACGCGTTAAAAAACAAACTTCAACACACGTGGTATTATAAGCAAAGCCATAATTGACATCATAGATGCTATTTGGCTGTTAAAACCTGTGGCGAAAGAGcatgagaagaaattcagttataatttATTTACAGCATTGGCAAAGTGTACGAGCGCGAGTTTTGCGTTGCTAATATCTAAGTACCGACGCTCAAGAGTTTGTGCCGGTTCTCCAAGTGCGGCTATGGGCATTTGCAATTTTCCCGAACCAAGACGCATCTAGTCACAGCGCTGCAACGCATTGGAAGGAGAGTCGCCCGGAGGAAGAGAAGGCTATCTTAGAAAAGGAGCAGTAGCTACAAGCAGGTAGAATCACGCGCTatatttgttaaaaaaaagaaaaaaaagtcaagcGGCCCCGACGCGTGGTGTGCTTTATTCTCCATGGATGGGTCTTCTTCATTTAtgtttaaaaataaaagaaaatcgaTGTTAAcctatttttttttaccattaaCATCATTATCGTATACATAGAAGATTTTATTCAATTCACATTACTAAATATAATATATTTTAATATTTTTACGTTTTCTTTGTCGTATATTTATATGTATAGTACAATAAATGATGCTGTCAAATATCGTTATTTTGTAAGACCCCGCCAACGAGTATGTGTCGATACACAGCATATCGTCACGGGAGTGAAATGTGCCTCCAGTACATCGCCGTTCGTTCTAACTTTATCCACTCTGATGGACTCCTCCTTCATGTGCAAATGGTAAAAAATGCATTTGAGCACTTTGTATTAGTTCGCATCGTTTCCCCTAATGGTACCGCTGTTATTAAAAGAACCTTACTTGATGTGTGACTCGGATGAGAGACGAACATTTGCCATGGCTTTGGTTTcttagaatatatatatatatatatatatatatatatatatatatatatatatatatatatatatatatatatatatatgtactttTTGCAGTTCCTGGCCACTTTGTGCACCGCACCACATTCAGCACCGCCTCACTATACGATATGAGTAGTCGGACTTCTTTTTGATGACTACGAAGCCACAACCAGTACACATTTAAAACAGGCAGGAAGAATACTCAGAGAAAATAGCCTCCTGCTAACGAACTTGCCGACAATTTTGAATGTCAGATTTTCCAGACCCAGCGGGCCTGCCTAAAATGGCGTACAAGTGGTAAAGCTGCCGCAGCGCAGGGTAGACACTGAAAAAGATGAGTTCGGTCTCAGCCTTCCCAACTGTGGGATGTATAATGCACAAAGTGGCCAGATTTCTCGATGTGTCCTGTATCGCTGACCTGGACGTGTCTTGATCGTTCTGCAAACATTTTTAAGCCTGGTCTTCATTAAGGAGCCTGGCTCCAGTTAGGAATGAAGACAGATCGTTGGCATCCTCTATAATCAAGGGTGGACATTCAAGGCGTAATCCAAGACGTCGCAGCGTCAAGGTGGTGCACTTTTCGCACAAAAGATGGCGGAGGTTTTTGGTGCCATAGGAAACACTTCCGCAAGACAACTAGGTGGTTCAATCATACCATCCGTACGTATAGGGTTGGTACACTGACGGAATCGGAGAATCACCTCGCGGCGCAGACGAGCAGCCTCTGCATGTTCCCTGGCATGCCCCGCCGAAGAAACTATCAGCCGAACCGCCTGACCCTACCAAACATTCAAGTGTCGGTGCGTCAATCCGTCATACTTCGAGGGCCATCGGTGCTCCTGGCCTACACACAATGATTTCAGAAGATAGATATAATCTCGTGGGGCCAGCTTGCATACCCTTTGTTTATTAACTGGtgtgttctgtttgtttttttgtaaGAAAGGCGGATGTAACGGGCTACTACCCTACCAACCCCGCCCGCAAGCACGGCTATAACTGCGCCTCTATGTTGTCCATAACACATTGTTGGGGCCACCATTGTGCTAATCACATTTGGTACAGCCGCTACGTGTCTCTTAACAAAAGCCTCGCTGTACAGAGAGGGCACAGTAGGAAGATGCATGCGGGGGGCAGCCGCGTTATTACCGAAGCGAGGGGTGGATGCGGTGGAAGAGATCGGTCGCAAGCGCAAGCAGGTTGAATCTAGCCATGACAATCAGAGCAGCGGAAAGCCGCCAATCGGAGAGCGCCGCAGCCTGGCGAAAGGagagctgccgcggccgagaGGTTGAGAGGAGAAGTGCAGGCTAAACCAAGGCACAGTGATTAGCATGTAGACAGCATAACGCTAGAGCAATAGATATAATGCACTAGAAATCACGCCAGGAATAGCACAAAGGCTGTGCGCGCTCCCgcccagaataataataataataataataataataataataataataataataataataataataataataataataataataataataataataataataataataataataataataataataataataataattggtttttgcggaaaggaaactGCGCAGTATCGGCCTCATaaatcgacggacacctgaaccgcgccgtaagggaggggatacaggagggagcgaaagaagaatggaagaaagaggtgccgtagtggagggctcccgaataatatagaccacctggggatctttaacgtgcacgtatATCGCACAGCAGAAgagcgccttaacgttttgcctccataaaaacgcagccgccgcggtcgggttcgaactcgggaactctgtatcagtagccgagcgccctaatcactgagccaccgcggtgggtctgcCCAGGACATCGGCTTTTCATTTTCTGAAACTTTATTGCCAACATGAGCCATGGAAACAATATTTGGGCAGAAGACTTTAGGGAAGGGGTTTGCAGTGAACCCGTATGATGATGACACGTGCTTGATAAAGCATGTTAGGGAACAAGAGTTTTTAATGAACACGCACAAGGCTCGGACAAAACTAAGCACAACGATTCTCACAGCATTGGATTGGTGTCGAAGGACTAATTCCCTAAAGTTATCTATATAAATTTAGCGGCATACTTTAACTGTAATGAAGTTCTTATGCGTGGAAGCTCGGAAACAAATTTCGAATAATTTTTAAAGCGTTTTTAGAGTGCGGCTACTTAAACAGTGCCAGCTATCCAATCAGCACAGGTTATCGACCCAATATTGTGAATGTATTGGCAAAGGTCGGTCGTAGAAAGAACCACAGTTAAATCATCCTTTTCGAATATTTTCCGATTAGTTGTTCTGCTTTGAGAGCTTTCGCCGTGCTTGCTTTGCACAATACGGCAAGGAACCTAGCACTCTTCCCGGTATTTGAAGACAGCTCAGAAGttctgaaaaaaaacaacacgtGACCGCGCTCTTGTTACAGGGTATCAGTGCGCTGACAATCGCGTTTTGAATAAATGATGCGTGAACGCTGATAGTGGCTAGGTGAACGGCCGCTGCTCGAATTGCCGCTCTCCAAGAAAACGCGGCCGCCTTGATCTGCGTTCCTTCGTCAGTTtcgcttgcttccttgcttctgCGTGCCAGAACTGAACAAACCTTCCAGTCGTTTGGATCTTCGTCTCTAACGCTGCAAATAAGtgtgcatttctttttcttcatacattgtTACTGCTGCAGTTTGTGGGCTTCAAAAACAAACGTGTGCGTCAAACTTGGCGGaataaattttaatttttgtagGAGTCGCACACTTCACATGTGCTGGTTCTTTTTCTTTCGTTGTAGGACTG
This region of Amblyomma americanum isolate KBUSLIRL-KWMA chromosome 5, ASM5285725v1, whole genome shotgun sequence genomic DNA includes:
- the LOC144135176 gene encoding uncharacterized protein LOC144135176, whose product is MGTLSAVGLVVSAIILTVLLGETLGQRGLAPPRYPPPGSPPQHLGPSWIGPLYAPLLPPEGAAPPDFPPPIKPRQPLYAPLVPPEGLTPPRQPPGRPPPYNPNKKWLAPIRTQPKQLLYAPLLLPEALAPLPVPPPGKKPSQPLYAPLVQPEGLNPPRQPPGRPPPYNPNRKRLGPIRTQRYAPLIPIEGLAPPRFPPSVKPSQPLYAPLLPPEGLAPPRYPPPGSPPKRLAPTWTTPSQPLYAPLIPAESPRKVSFPLPVIDLQLATPEEI